In the Gammaproteobacteria bacterium genome, TCAACGCTTTGAATCTTTTGCACGGCTTGCGCAGCAATGATGTAAATTTTAGTCTCGAACTGACAAATACCAATTCGACCCTTGGTTAAGGCGTTTTGATTAACTTCATTAACGTAGAGCGTTTTAACTTTTGAATCTTGGACATAATTAAAAGAAAGCTCGCCCTGGTAATCAGTAATTTGTAGCTGTTCGAGCATCTGCTTCACATTGGCAATCTCTGATTTTCTATCAAGCTCAGCTTTAATGCTTTTATTTAAGACTAAGTCAGATTCAGCTTGTTGTTGTTTTTGTGCC is a window encoding:
- a CDS encoding DUF2058 domain-containing protein; translation: MASLQEQLLKAGLANKQNAKQIRSEKRKNNKAVRKGQTQASSELQESLAAQKQQQAESDLVLNKSIKAELDRKSEIANVKQMLEQLQITDYQGELSFNYVQDSKVKTLYVNEVNQNALTKGRIGICQFETKIYIIAAQAVQKIQSVDSQYVLLLNDNQPVTVDEEDPYADFQIPDDLMW